A part of Phoenix dactylifera cultivar Barhee BC4 chromosome 2, palm_55x_up_171113_PBpolish2nd_filt_p, whole genome shotgun sequence genomic DNA contains:
- the LOC103708683 gene encoding serine/arginine-rich splicing factor SR45a-like has protein sequence MADSPRRRYSRSPSPDRMYPSSRSRGRSRTPIPRSRSRSGSRSRDDSVNPGNTLYVTGLSSRVTERDLEYHFSKEGKVKGCFLVVEPRTRVSRGFAFVTMNTVEGADRCVKYLNQSVLEGRYITVEKSRRKRPRTPTPGNYLGVKSTRDTRDRYDRDRYRGGYGRDDYGGGYHRSPRRSPYRGGRGFSPLRSPYGGRSRRERSRSIPYSPYISPDRGYGHRANVYAR, from the exons GTATTCACGATCCCCTTCTCCTGATAGGATGTACCCTAGCTCGAGATCTAGGGGTCGGTCTCGAACACCCATTCCCAGATCACGATCACGATCTGGAAGCCGTAGCAG GGATGATTCGGTAAATCCTGGAAATACTCTCTATGTAACAGGCCTGTCGAGTAGAGTCACAGAAAGAGATCTTGAGTATCACTTCTCCAAGGAGGGCAAG GTTAAGGGATGCTTTCTCGTTGTTGAACCCCGTACTCGTGTCTCTCGTGGTTTTGCATTTGTGACAATGAATACGGTTGAGGGTGCTGACCGTTGTGTCAAGTATCTCAATCAGTCAGTTTTGGAGGGCCGATACATAACTGTGGAGAAG TCGAGGAGGAAAAGGCCACGGACACCTACACCTGGAAACTACCTTGGGGTGAAAAGCACCCGAGATACCA GAGATCGTTATGACCGTGACAGGTACCGTGGAGGCTATGGTCGCGATGACTATGGTGGTGGGTACCATAGATCGCCAAGACGTTCACCATATCGAGGTGGTCGAGGTTTCTCCCCTCTTCGGTCACCTTATGGTGGTAGATCAAGAAGGGAGCGGTCAAGATCTATTCCTTATTCTCCATATATAAGTCCAGATAGAGGCTATGGTCATCGTGCAAATGTTTATGCCAGGTAA
- the LOC103708684 gene encoding transcription factor bHLH93-like has protein sequence MEKMEIDEQSLLQELFAPWRETVEPSCFQGGIDCFQGTASPVVSPNYAPFEELVLQAEPNFDCLSEVYCPFGSGFLSAAPEFQSSCTMTTHSTISCSTQENEEIGVIPEGSHSTWYQEQSIWKVEPMQTMDTPLVFGGAGSSCLERRNSRPKKVDGLPSKNLMAERRRRKRLNDRLSLLRSIVPKISKMDRTSILGDTIDYVKELLERIKSLQEEIKVGQDQLNLLDTLHGVNPNEMLPRISPKFHVERREGDTRIEISCTAKPGLLLSSVYTLEALGLEIQQCVASCFSDFGMQASCSEDKEQRAFISSEEIEQALFRTAVYGGECV, from the exons atggaaaagatgGAGATCGATGAGCAAAGCCTCCTGCAGGAGCTTTTTGCTCCATGGAGGGAGACAGTTGAACCCAGCTGCTTCCAAGGGGGAATTGACTGCTTCCAAGGAACTGCAAGCCCGGTCGTCTCACCGAATTACGCTCCATTCGAAGAGCTAGTCTTGCAGGCCGAGCCCAACTTCGATTGCCTGAGTGAAGTCTACTGTCCATTTGGAAGTGGCTTCCTGTCCGCAGCACCAGAGTTTCAATCCTCATGCACCATGACGACACATAGCACCATTTCTTGCTCAACTCAGGAAAATGAAGAGATTGGTGTGATCCCCGAAGGAAGCCACAGCACTTGGTATCAGGAGCAGAGCATCTGGAAGGTAGAGCCAATGCAAACTATGGATACTCCTTTAGTCTTTGGTGGCGCAGGATCTTCGTGTCTGGAGAGACGGAATAGCCGGCCGAAGAAGGTCGATGGCCTGCCATCGAAGAATCTAATGGcagaaaggaggagaaggaagcgGCTTAATGACCGGCTTTCACTGCTAAGATCCATTGTTCCTAAGATCAGCAAG ATGGACAGGACATCAATCCTTGGAGACACCATTGATTATGTGAAAGAGCTTTTGGAGAGGATCAAGAGCTTGCAGGAAGAGATTAAAGTGGGTCAAGATCAGCTGAATCTACTGGACACTTTGCATGGTGTCAACCCCAACGAGATGTTGCCAAGAATCTCTCCCAAG TTCCATGTCGAAAGGAGGGAAGGGGACACCAGGATAGAGATTTCCTGCACGGCGAAGCCGGGTTTGTTGCTTTCTTCAGTGTATACTTTGGAGGCTTTGGGGCTAGAAATCCAACAGTGCGTTGCTAGCTGCTTCAGTGATTTTGGGATGCAAGCTTCTTGCTCAGAA GACAAGGAGCAGAGGGCATTCATAAGCTCTGAAGAGATTGAGCAAGCATTGTTCAGGACTGCTGTTTATGGGGGCGAGTGTGTTTAA